From one Brachypodium distachyon strain Bd21 chromosome 4, Brachypodium_distachyon_v3.0, whole genome shotgun sequence genomic stretch:
- the LOC106866600 gene encoding uncharacterized protein LOC106866600: MAGPDVECPVGEPPRGSAAAQLAANRPSRKKKVYFRPRGGPPLVPTVPVDGRGWAHDHLLPSSMSPENLAQLEEAGYFPKGDGILPDGEEVRLDQRRRPGCIVAFSAWFHAGLCVPVHPFLLEFLETYGIELAQLQPSTIVRLNVFRWLCETALHEDPSMKLLLFYFTVEVRALLTPDGFALSDFGSVNLRLRSCFGDDFVLMPGKSAEKLFVKIRPFY, from the coding sequence atggcgggacCCGACGTCGAGTGTCCGGTTGGTGAGCCGCCGAGGGGGTCTGCCGCGGCGCAGCTTGCAGCGAACCGACCGtcgcggaagaagaaggtctacTTCCGCCCTCGTGGTGGCCCTCCCTTGGTTCCGACAGTGCCGGTGGATGGCAGAGGTTGGGCACACGACCACCTTCTCCCTTCGTCGATGAGCCCCGAGAATCTTgcccagctggaggaggcgggatacttccccaagggggacggTATCCTGCCCGATGGTGAGGAGGTGAGGCTcgaccagcggcggcgtccgggatGCATCGTAGCATTCTCGGCTTGGTTCCACGCCGGCCTGTGTGTGCCTGTTCACCCCttcttgctggagttcctggagacgtacggcatcgagttggcccagcTTCAACCGTCGACGATCGTGAGGTTGAACGTTTTCAGGTGGCTGTGTGAGACGGCGCTTCACGAGGATccttcgatgaagcttctaCTCTTCTACTTtaccgtggaggtgagggctCTGCTCACTCCGGACGGCTTTGCTCTGAGCGactttggttcggtgaacctgaggcttcgttcCTGCTTTGGGGATGACTTCGTGCTCATGCCGGGGAAGAGTGCGGAGAAGTTGTTCGTcaagatacgcccgttttactga
- the LOC100834955 gene encoding uncharacterized protein LOC100834955, with translation MGRSLCLAALVAAAAGAAAVLSGLLYRRKCDHLAARVRELEDSLANAVEKAAAERRGRIRTQQSLRRALSEQEASPGLVKPAKAPASYPMAPIGTVQSCFSTRNGTPRQPLVVPLARATVAINPARVAAEALEGLATYSHCWILYVFHLNTDLEKMWKDPARSKLKAKVRVPRLKGGKMGVLATRSPHRPNPIGLSVAKVEAVAGHAILLSGVDLVDGTPVLDIKPYVPYSDSIKGAVIPNWLEVDGALAVGSIHFSENFIPSLSNCWVHVQKQALYASADEFQDLIKEVLSWDIRSLSQRVRPHQVTMEGEGDNYGSKADNDRRNKEKYRAAESCLVVVYHLHLEGIDVSYRIDDNSNIVVDNAALLPSATNERRFSYLTWRDKLSTL, from the exons ATGGGACGGTCGCTGTGCCTCGCCGcccttgtcgccgccgccgccggggccgcgGCCGTCCTCTCAG GGCTGCTCTACAGGCGCAAATGCGACCACTTGGCCGCGCGGGTCCGGGAGCTAGAGGACTCCCTGGCCAACGCCGTGGAGAAGGCTGCAGCAGAGCGCCGCGGCAGGATACGAACTCAGCAG TCATTACGGAGGGCTCTGAGCGAGCAGGAGGCGAGCCCGGGTTTGGTGAAGCCGGCCAAAGCGCCAGCATCGTACCCAATGGCGCCGATAGGCACTGTGCAGTCCTGCTTCTCCACTAG GAACGGTACGCCGAGACAGCCTTTGGTGGTGCCTCTGGCAAGAGCAACTGTGGCGATTAATCCAGCCCGTGTCGCAGCTGAAGCGCTAGAGGGGCTCGCTACTTACTCGCATTGCTGGATCCTCTATGTGTTCCATCTGAACACTGATCTTGAGAAAATGTGGAAAGACCCTGCTAGGTCCAAGCTAAAAGCAAAG GTGAGAGTACCTAGACTGAAAGGGGGCAAGATGGGGGTTTTGGCAACTAGATCTCCGCATCGCCCTAATCCAATTGGACTCAGTGTAGCAAAG GTAGAGGCAGTGGCTGGACATGCAATTTTGCTTTCTGGAGTAGATTTGGTTGATGGCACG CCTGTACTTGATATTAAACCATATGTGCCATATTCTGACAGTATTAAAGGTGCGGTCATTCCTAATTGGTTAGAG GTTGATGGTGCATTAGCTGTGGGGTCTATTCACTTTTCTGAGAATTTCATTCCTTCACTTTCCAACTGCTGGGTGCATGTA CAAAAGCAGGCGCTCTATGCCTCAGCAGATGAGTTTCAGGATCTGATCAAGGAGGTGCTCTCCTGGGACATCAGATCATTGTCTCAGCGAGTCCGCCCTCACCAAGTGACCATGGAAGGCGAGGGTGATAATTACGGTAGCAAAGCTGACAACGATCgcagaaacaaagaaaaataccgGGCTGCTGAGTCATGCCTCGTCGTTGTTTACCACCTTCATCTAGAAGGAATTGATGTTTCATACAGAATCGATGATAACTCCAATATTGTTGTCGACAATGCTGCCCTTCTTCCCAGTGCTACGAACGAAAGACGCTTTAGCTACCTAACATGGAGGGATAAACTTAGCACTTTGTAG